A stretch of Comamonadaceae bacterium M7527 DNA encodes these proteins:
- the boxC gene encoding 2,3-epoxybenzoyl-CoA dihydrolase — MNAITDANLAQDTALAANQVDYRTCPQQYQHWALAVEGNTATLTANFNEDAGIRPGYKLKLNSYDLGVDIELNDAINRVRFEHPNVQVVVITSARDRVFCSGANIFMLGVSTHAWKVNFCKFTNETRNGFEDSSANEGLKFLAAVNGACAGGGYELALACDEIVLIDDRSSAVSLPEVPLLGVLPGTGGLTRMTDKRRVRHDLADIFCTTTEGVRGQRAQDWRLVDHIAKPAKFAQTVAQRTEALAATSTRDTAAKGIELTPVQRDMSADQLRYQHVHVDIHRSQRNATITVLAPTAAMPDSAAAIEAEGDAFYPLALARQLEDAILHMRTNELDIGTWIIKTKGDDAGVKAMDAMLLAHKDHWLVRETIGLLRRTLSRLDVSARSLFACIDQGSCFSGTFLELALACDRSYHLALPDAPEQAPTIATSDVNNGLYPMATGQSRLQRRFYGEDQPLSAIAAKKGQDLNADAAFELGLVTANPDDLDWTDELRIALEERAAMSPDALTGMEANLRFNGPENMFTRVFGRLTAWQNWIFQRPNAVGAKGSLKVYGTGDKSAFDWTRV; from the coding sequence ATGAACGCCATAACAGACGCCAACCTAGCCCAAGACACGGCCTTGGCCGCCAACCAGGTGGACTACCGCACCTGCCCACAGCAGTACCAACACTGGGCGCTGGCTGTTGAGGGCAACACCGCGACACTCACGGCCAACTTCAACGAAGACGCAGGCATTCGCCCGGGCTACAAACTCAAGCTCAACAGCTACGACCTGGGCGTTGACATTGAGCTCAATGACGCCATCAACCGCGTGCGCTTTGAGCACCCCAACGTGCAAGTGGTGGTGATCACCAGTGCGCGTGATCGCGTGTTTTGCTCAGGCGCCAACATCTTTATGCTGGGCGTATCCACCCATGCCTGGAAGGTGAACTTTTGCAAGTTCACCAACGAAACACGCAATGGCTTTGAAGACTCCAGCGCCAACGAAGGTCTGAAGTTTCTGGCGGCTGTGAACGGCGCATGTGCAGGTGGCGGCTACGAGCTGGCGTTGGCCTGTGACGAAATCGTATTGATAGACGACAGATCCTCGGCGGTGAGCTTGCCCGAAGTGCCTTTGCTTGGTGTGTTACCCGGCACAGGTGGTTTGACGCGCATGACAGACAAGCGCCGCGTTCGCCACGATTTGGCAGACATTTTTTGCACTACCACTGAAGGGGTACGCGGCCAACGCGCGCAAGACTGGCGTCTGGTAGACCACATTGCCAAGCCTGCCAAGTTTGCGCAAACCGTGGCGCAGCGCACTGAGGCGCTGGCAGCCACCAGCACACGAGACACCGCCGCCAAAGGCATTGAGCTAACCCCTGTGCAACGCGACATGTCCGCCGACCAACTGCGCTACCAGCATGTGCATGTCGATATACACCGCAGTCAACGCAACGCCACCATCACTGTATTGGCGCCGACTGCCGCCATGCCAGACAGCGCCGCCGCCATCGAAGCAGAAGGTGACGCCTTTTACCCGCTGGCATTGGCTCGCCAGCTGGAAGACGCCATTTTGCACATGCGCACCAATGAACTGGACATTGGTACATGGATTATCAAAACCAAAGGCGACGACGCTGGCGTAAAAGCCATGGACGCCATGTTGCTGGCGCACAAAGACCACTGGTTGGTGCGCGAGACCATAGGCTTGCTGCGCCGCACACTAAGCCGCCTGGACGTGAGTGCACGCAGCTTGTTTGCCTGCATTGACCAGGGCTCTTGCTTTAGCGGTACCTTCCTGGAATTGGCCTTGGCATGTGATCGCTCTTACCACCTGGCGTTACCAGACGCGCCTGAGCAAGCGCCCACCATCGCCACGTCAGACGTAAACAACGGCTTGTACCCCATGGCAACAGGCCAGTCGCGCTTGCAGCGCCGCTTCTACGGCGAAGACCAACCCCTCTCGGCCATAGCCGCCAAGAAAGGCCAGGACCTCAACGCAGACGCCGCCTTTGAGCTGGGCTTGGTAACGGCCAACCCAGACGATTTGGACTGGACAGATGAGCTGCGTATCGCGCTGGAAGAGCGCGCCGCCATGTCACCAGACGCCCTGACAGGCATGGAAGCCAACCTGCGCTTTAACGGGCCAGAAAACATGTTTACACGCGTATTTGGCCGTCTTACAGCTTGGCAAAACTGGATATTCCAGCGCCCCAACGCTGTAGGTGCCAAAGGCTCACTAAAGGTATACGGCACAGGTGACAAGTCAGCCTTTGACTGGACACGTGTGTAA
- a CDS encoding alpha/beta hydrolase, producing MAAQSARQAAPTVRLPNASYAGGPLEVEYQWLEPEQPPGKCQPLLVFLHEGLGSLGIWRGFPQQVCNALGCRGLVYSREAYGWSGAQQVASQWPAHFLDHQADVVLPALLSALGIDCRQQAVVLVGHSDGASIALIAAAHMPRIAGMAALAPHTFVEPQTTNAIAQAKQLYAPAPPQKGLRDALARHHQDADSLFACWSSVWLSEAFGQWDIRPMLSRIACPCVVVQGLDDPYGSNAHAESIRAAVPHTQLVYLQPCGHEPHKDCAVQVVQALADLIAPSAKPLG from the coding sequence ATGGCTGCACAAAGCGCGAGGCAGGCTGCCCCCACTGTGCGCTTGCCAAACGCCTCTTACGCAGGCGGCCCCTTGGAGGTGGAGTACCAGTGGCTTGAGCCTGAACAGCCACCAGGCAAGTGCCAACCCCTGTTGGTGTTTTTGCATGAGGGCTTGGGCAGCCTGGGTATTTGGCGGGGGTTCCCGCAGCAGGTGTGCAACGCACTGGGTTGCAGGGGCTTGGTGTACTCGCGTGAGGCCTATGGTTGGTCTGGCGCGCAGCAGGTGGCAAGCCAATGGCCTGCGCATTTTTTAGACCACCAAGCCGACGTTGTGCTGCCAGCGCTGTTGAGTGCCTTGGGTATTGACTGTCGCCAACAAGCAGTTGTGCTGGTGGGTCACTCTGATGGCGCGAGTATCGCGTTGATAGCAGCAGCTCATATGCCCCGGATTGCGGGTATGGCCGCGCTGGCCCCCCACACGTTTGTTGAGCCTCAAACGACCAATGCCATTGCGCAGGCCAAGCAGCTTTATGCGCCTGCGCCGCCGCAAAAAGGCTTGCGCGATGCGCTGGCCAGGCATCACCAGGATGCCGATAGCCTGTTTGCGTGCTGGTCAAGCGTGTGGCTGTCTGAGGCATTTGGCCAGTGGGATATTCGCCCCATGCTGTCGCGCATTGCTTGCCCCTGTGTGGTGGTGCAAGGCTTGGACGACCCCTATGGCAGCAACGCGCACGCCGAGTCCATTCGGGCAGCTGTACCGCACACGCAGTTGGTGTACTTGCAGCCATGTGGCCACGAGCCGCACAAAGACTGTGCTGTGCAGGTGGTGCAGGCCTTGGCTGACCTTATTGCGCCTTCAGCCAAGCCGCTGGGCTAA
- a CDS encoding benzoate-CoA ligase family protein, with protein MQMQARFNFAQHLLSTNAQRSDKTAFIGDGATLSYGELHTRVQRFASGLLALGLHPEERVLLFAQDSVDWPVAFLGCLYAGVVAVPINTLVTADDCAYMVQHSDAKAVVCSGSLSGVLAEALSLCDGRHSVGHVLLAQPNATTAPSWPLGVQTQVLSSWLSAQQPLQACANTSCDAVAFWLYTSGSTGRPKAALHSHANPYWTAQLYGKDLLGITEQDVCFSAAKLFFAYGLGNGLSFPMSVGATTVLMAERPTPQAVFKRWIDHQPTVFFGAPTGFAGMLASPDLPPKSAVALRMASSAGEALPAHIGHTFKAHYGADIVDGIGSTEMLHIFLSNKPGDVRYGTTGWAVPGYALSLRDDDGQPVPDGEVGDLYISGPSAALMYWDNRAKSCDTFQGAWTKSGDKYVRNADGTYTYSGRSDDMLKVSGIYVSPFEVEATLIQHPSVLEAAVIGVADSDGLIKVKAYVVCKDGEPADAAALQSFVKEHLAPYKYPRQIEFLDELPKTATGKIQRFRLRALN; from the coding sequence ATGCAGATGCAGGCGCGCTTCAATTTTGCACAACACCTGCTCAGCACCAACGCCCAACGCAGCGACAAAACGGCCTTTATAGGCGATGGTGCCACCCTGAGCTATGGCGAGTTGCACACCCGTGTGCAGCGCTTTGCCAGTGGTTTGCTGGCACTGGGCTTGCACCCGGAAGAGCGCGTGCTGCTGTTTGCGCAAGACAGCGTGGATTGGCCTGTTGCATTCTTGGGCTGTTTGTATGCGGGTGTGGTGGCGGTGCCCATCAACACCCTGGTCACAGCAGACGACTGTGCCTACATGGTGCAACACAGCGACGCCAAGGCGGTGGTCTGCTCTGGCAGCTTGAGCGGCGTGCTGGCCGAGGCACTTTCGTTGTGTGACGGCCGACACAGCGTGGGTCACGTGCTGTTGGCACAGCCCAACGCCACCACGGCGCCGTCATGGCCCTTGGGTGTGCAGACGCAGGTGTTGAGCAGCTGGCTCAGCGCACAACAACCACTGCAAGCCTGTGCCAACACCAGCTGCGACGCAGTGGCTTTCTGGTTGTACACCTCTGGCTCCACAGGGCGGCCTAAAGCGGCGTTGCACAGCCATGCCAATCCCTACTGGACAGCGCAGTTGTACGGTAAAGACTTGCTGGGCATTACAGAGCAAGACGTGTGCTTTTCGGCTGCCAAGCTGTTTTTTGCCTACGGCCTGGGCAATGGCTTGAGTTTTCCCATGAGTGTGGGGGCGACCACTGTACTCATGGCCGAGCGGCCCACGCCACAAGCGGTGTTCAAGCGTTGGATAGACCACCAGCCTACGGTGTTTTTTGGCGCGCCTACTGGCTTTGCCGGAATGTTGGCTTCGCCAGACCTGCCGCCCAAATCAGCTGTGGCATTGCGTATGGCGTCTAGCGCTGGCGAGGCCTTGCCCGCGCACATTGGGCACACCTTCAAGGCGCACTACGGCGCCGACATCGTTGACGGCATTGGCTCAACCGAGATGCTGCATATCTTTTTATCCAACAAGCCTGGCGACGTGCGCTATGGCACCACTGGTTGGGCTGTGCCCGGCTACGCGCTGAGCCTGCGCGACGACGACGGCCAGCCCGTGCCCGATGGCGAGGTGGGTGATTTGTACATCAGTGGTCCCAGTGCCGCGTTGATGTACTGGGACAACCGCGCCAAGTCATGCGACACTTTTCAAGGCGCATGGACTAAAAGCGGTGACAAATACGTGCGCAACGCAGATGGCACTTACACCTACTCCGGGCGTAGTGACGACATGCTAAAGGTCAGCGGTATTTACGTGTCACCCTTTGAGGTGGAGGCCACCCTCATACAACACCCCAGCGTACTGGAGGCCGCCGTGATTGGCGTTGCCGACAGCGATGGGCTGATCAAGGTGAAAGCTTACGTGGTGTGCAAGGACGGCGAGCCTGCGGATGCCGCTGCACTGCAAAGCTTTGTTAAAGAGCACTTGGCGCCATACAAATACCCACGCCAGATCGAGTTTCTGGACGAGCTGCCTAAAACCGCCACCGGCAAAATCCAACGCTTTAGGCTGCGGGCCCTGAACTGA
- the boxB gene encoding benzoyl-CoA 2,3-epoxidase subunit BoxB: protein MSGINYSEKIPNNVNLSDDRTLQRALEQWQPNFINWWDDMGPDGSTNMDVYLRTAVSVDPQGWAQFGHVKMRDYRWGIFLNPGQDDRTIHFGDHKGEKVWNDVPGEYRANLRRIIVTQGDTEPASVEQQRHLGGTAPSLYDLRNLFQINVEEGRHLWAMVYLLHKHFGRDGREEADALLQRNSGDQDNPRILGAFNEETPDWLSFFMFTYFTDRDGKFQLCALAESSFEPLARTTKFMLTEEAHHMFVGESGISRTIQRTCQVMNELKTDDVNKLRAAGVIDLPTIQRYLNFHFSVTIDLFGADESSNAATFYSTGIKGRYEETKRDDDHVLKDRTYPVLELKDGQLVQKEVPMLNALNEVLRDDYIKDSVGGVERWNKVITKAGIDFQLRVPHKAFNRNIGALAGANVTPAGEVVSEAEWRLRVGEWMPGTEDRAFIASLMHRVVEPGKYANWIAPPAVGINRQDANFEYVRFN, encoded by the coding sequence ATGTCCGGCATCAACTACAGCGAAAAAATCCCCAACAACGTCAACTTGAGCGACGACCGCACCTTGCAGCGCGCGCTGGAGCAGTGGCAACCCAACTTCATCAACTGGTGGGACGACATGGGCCCAGACGGCAGCACCAACATGGACGTGTACTTGCGCACCGCCGTCAGCGTTGACCCGCAAGGCTGGGCACAGTTTGGTCACGTGAAAATGCGCGACTACCGCTGGGGTATTTTCTTGAACCCTGGCCAAGACGACCGCACCATTCACTTTGGCGACCACAAAGGCGAAAAAGTGTGGAACGACGTACCTGGTGAATACCGCGCCAACCTGCGCCGCATCATCGTCACGCAGGGTGACACAGAGCCGGCATCTGTGGAGCAGCAACGCCATTTGGGCGGCACTGCACCCAGCTTGTACGACTTGCGCAACCTGTTCCAAATCAACGTCGAAGAAGGCCGCCACTTGTGGGCCATGGTGTACTTGCTGCATAAGCACTTTGGTCGTGACGGGCGCGAAGAGGCCGACGCGCTGCTGCAACGCAACAGCGGCGACCAGGACAACCCACGCATCCTGGGTGCGTTTAACGAAGAAACACCAGACTGGTTGAGCTTCTTCATGTTCACCTACTTCACAGACCGTGACGGCAAATTCCAGCTGTGTGCGCTGGCAGAGTCAAGCTTTGAGCCGCTGGCACGCACCACCAAGTTCATGCTCACCGAAGAGGCGCACCACATGTTTGTGGGCGAGAGCGGCATATCGCGCACCATACAGCGCACCTGCCAGGTCATGAACGAGCTCAAGACAGACGATGTGAACAAGCTACGCGCCGCTGGCGTGATTGACTTGCCCACTATCCAGCGCTACCTCAACTTCCACTTCAGCGTAACCATTGACTTGTTTGGTGCAGACGAATCCAGTAACGCCGCCACCTTCTACAGCACAGGCATCAAAGGCCGCTACGAAGAGACCAAGCGTGACGACGATCACGTACTCAAAGACCGCACCTATCCCGTGCTGGAGCTAAAAGACGGTCAACTGGTGCAAAAAGAAGTGCCCATGCTCAACGCACTCAATGAAGTGCTGCGCGACGACTACATCAAGGACAGCGTAGGCGGCGTGGAGCGCTGGAACAAGGTTATCACCAAGGCTGGCATTGACTTCCAGCTTCGTGTACCGCACAAGGCCTTTAACCGCAACATTGGCGCGCTAGCCGGTGCCAACGTCACACCAGCTGGCGAGGTGGTGAGTGAAGCCGAATGGCGCTTGCGCGTCGGCGAATGGATGCCAGGCACGGAAGACCGCGCCTTCATTGCCAGCCTCATGCATCGCGTGGTGGAGCCCGGCAAATACGCCAACTGGATTGCGCCGCCCGCTGTTGGCATCAACCGACAAGACGCCAACTTTGAATACGTACGCTTCAATTAA
- a CDS encoding nucleotidyltransferase family protein — MGCILKGGGGLYSRVTVGAVLLAAGSASRMGHQPKCLLELGGVPLIRRQLIALSGAGVDEVVVVLGHYADQIEPVVQSFPISVVHNPNPDDGQVSSLRIGLQRLSPKLDAVLVGLADQPLINAQDITELIAAYKKRPEQAGVVQPSVDGLPGNPVMFSAQVRDDILAGDANVGCKQWQATHPALVHHWVTSNARYRVDVDTPDDIAALEARTGHKLKWPATAPVQT, encoded by the coding sequence ATGGGTTGCATACTAAAAGGCGGCGGCGGTTTGTACAGCCGCGTCACAGTAGGCGCTGTATTGTTGGCTGCAGGTTCAGCCAGTCGCATGGGTCACCAACCCAAGTGCTTGCTTGAGCTGGGCGGCGTGCCTCTCATTCGCAGACAGTTGATTGCTTTGTCTGGTGCTGGCGTAGACGAGGTGGTGGTGGTGCTTGGCCACTACGCCGACCAAATCGAGCCGGTTGTGCAAAGTTTCCCGATATCAGTGGTGCACAACCCCAACCCCGATGACGGCCAAGTCTCTTCGCTGCGTATTGGTTTGCAAAGGCTGTCACCAAAGCTGGACGCCGTTTTGGTGGGCTTGGCAGACCAGCCGCTGATTAACGCGCAAGACATTACCGAGCTCATCGCTGCGTACAAAAAGCGCCCTGAACAAGCTGGTGTGGTGCAGCCAAGTGTTGATGGTTTGCCGGGTAACCCAGTGATGTTCAGCGCCCAAGTGCGTGATGATATTTTGGCGGGCGACGCCAACGTGGGATGCAAACAGTGGCAAGCCACCCACCCAGCATTGGTACACCACTGGGTGACCAGCAATGCACGCTACCGTGTTGATGTAGACACACCAGACGACATTGCCGCGCTTGAAGCGCGCACCGGTCATAAGCTCAAGTGGCCAGCGACTGCCCCAGTGCAGACCTAG
- the boxA gene encoding benzoyl-CoA 2,3-epoxidase subunit BoxA, with protein sequence MTTSSPEASSAVFEQHVIDPEICIRCNTCEATCPIGAITHDDNNYVVDADKCNACMACIAPCPTGSIDNWRTMLRDKAYSLDEQLGWEELPEQQVIEAAAAQACAAANGSGDTGNASAPVVHTGTMAMSATVPPWSAATPYTQLFGPKAAQPVAMAKVVGNQRVTEAAAHGAEDNDTHHVVLDFGDTPMPLLEGQSIGIIAPGADGKGRPHQPRQYSIASARNGERPGYNNASITVKRVLQDHNGNAVRGVASNYVCDLQVGDTVQVVGPFGASFLMPNHPGSHIVMICTGTGSAPMRAMTEWRRREAKTGKFADSQLLLFFGARSKTELPYFGPLQKLPTSLITTHLALSRESNQPKRYVQDAMLEQAAALLPLLTNPNAYFYVCGLKAMEAGVLHALEHICTQNGLDWPNISAEMKAKGRLHLETY encoded by the coding sequence ATGACCACCTCATCACCAGAAGCGTCCAGTGCTGTATTTGAACAGCACGTGATAGATCCGGAAATTTGCATTCGCTGCAACACCTGTGAAGCCACCTGCCCCATAGGTGCCATTACCCACGACGACAACAACTACGTGGTGGACGCAGACAAATGCAATGCCTGCATGGCGTGTATTGCGCCCTGCCCGACTGGGTCTATTGACAACTGGCGCACCATGTTGCGCGACAAGGCCTACAGCCTTGACGAGCAACTGGGCTGGGAAGAGTTGCCAGAGCAGCAAGTGATTGAGGCCGCAGCCGCACAAGCCTGTGCCGCTGCAAACGGCTCTGGCGACACTGGCAATGCAAGCGCACCAGTGGTCCACACCGGCACCATGGCCATGAGTGCCACCGTGCCGCCGTGGTCAGCGGCTACGCCCTACACCCAACTGTTTGGCCCCAAGGCCGCTCAGCCTGTGGCCATGGCAAAGGTAGTAGGCAACCAACGCGTCACGGAAGCGGCAGCCCACGGCGCTGAAGACAACGACACGCACCACGTGGTACTGGACTTTGGTGACACGCCCATGCCGCTGCTAGAAGGCCAAAGCATAGGCATCATCGCCCCCGGCGCAGATGGCAAAGGCAGGCCCCACCAACCACGCCAATACTCCATTGCCAGCGCGCGCAATGGCGAGCGCCCCGGTTACAACAACGCCTCCATCACGGTGAAACGCGTATTGCAAGACCACAACGGCAACGCCGTGAGGGGCGTGGCATCCAACTATGTGTGCGACTTGCAAGTGGGTGATACCGTGCAAGTGGTCGGTCCATTTGGCGCCAGCTTTTTAATGCCCAACCACCCGGGCAGCCACATTGTGATGATTTGCACAGGCACAGGCAGCGCACCCATGCGCGCCATGACTGAGTGGCGCAGGCGCGAGGCCAAAACCGGCAAGTTCGCCGATTCGCAACTGCTGCTGTTTTTTGGCGCACGTTCAAAAACTGAACTACCCTACTTTGGTCCGCTGCAAAAGCTGCCCACCAGCCTCATCACCACGCACTTGGCACTATCACGCGAATCCAACCAACCCAAGCGCTACGTGCAAGACGCCATGCTTGAACAAGCTGCGGCTCTGCTACCGCTTCTGACAAACCCCAACGCCTACTTTTACGTCTGCGGTTTAAAGGCAATGGAGGCCGGTGTACTGCATGCGCTAGAGCATATCTGCACGCAAAACGGACTTGATTGGCCCAACATTTCTGCCGAGATGAAAGCCAAAGGGCGGCTGCATTTGGAAACGTACTAA
- a CDS encoding helix-turn-helix transcriptional regulator: MTNNTTDANRDAYLSELGARVRALRARRGLTRKAVALAANVSERHLANLELGTGNASVLVLQDVANALQCSMAELLGDVTTSSPEWLMLRDLLTPLDEAALSRVRVAAAQVLGHAPPATARAKRIALIGLRGAGKSTLGAKLAAHLACPFTELSHEVERLAGCSLNEIQALYGINAYRRYEHRALVNTIENNQAVVIATPGGLVSDTGAFNQLLSHCTTIWLQAKPQDHMQRVMAQGDTRPMQASPEAMEDLKSILAGRAAFYSKAQYTLDTSAQPLAQTFEQLKQLVAHAISA; the protein is encoded by the coding sequence TTGACCAACAACACCACAGACGCCAACCGTGATGCTTACTTGAGTGAGCTTGGCGCTCGCGTGCGCGCGCTGCGCGCCAGGCGCGGCCTGACCCGCAAGGCCGTGGCACTGGCGGCCAACGTCTCGGAGCGACACCTCGCCAACCTGGAGCTGGGCACGGGCAACGCATCTGTATTGGTACTGCAAGACGTGGCCAACGCGTTGCAATGCTCCATGGCCGAGTTGCTGGGCGACGTGACCACATCAAGCCCCGAATGGCTGATGCTGCGCGACTTGCTGACGCCGCTGGATGAAGCCGCCTTGTCTCGCGTGCGTGTGGCTGCAGCCCAAGTCCTGGGTCATGCACCTCCAGCCACAGCGCGCGCCAAACGCATTGCCCTTATTGGCCTGCGAGGCGCCGGCAAGTCCACACTGGGCGCCAAACTGGCCGCGCACCTGGCTTGCCCATTTACCGAACTAAGCCACGAGGTCGAGCGTCTGGCAGGCTGCAGCCTCAACGAAATACAAGCGCTGTACGGCATCAACGCCTACCGCCGCTACGAACACCGCGCGCTGGTCAACACCATAGAAAACAACCAAGCCGTGGTGATTGCCACACCCGGCGGCTTGGTGTCTGATACCGGCGCATTCAACCAGTTACTAAGCCACTGCACCACCATTTGGCTGCAAGCCAAACCCCAAGACCACATGCAACGCGTGATGGCCCAAGGCGATACCAGGCCCATGCAGGCCAGCCCAGAGGCCATGGAAGACCTTAAAAGTATTCTGGCCGGGCGCGCCGCTTTTTACTCCAAGGCGCAGTACACGCTAGACACCAGTGCGCAGCCACTGGCGCAAACCTTTGAACAACTCAAACAACTGGTGGCACATGCAATAAGTGCTTGA
- a CDS encoding XdhC family protein, whose amino-acid sequence MNRNEWLHQAHRLQTNGESFALVTVLRAQAPTSGKAGDKAVVTVDGKIHGWIGGGCAQPAVIKTVRSALQDGQPRTIRITPSDESQERSLGDVLEFGMACHSGGTLELFIDPVIAQAELVVMGDSPVARSLVSLAPRLGLRVVAVAQDAQAHDFPEASAVVASDDTAAVRAQVSANSFVVVATQGRRDMPCLESALSTQPAQLWFVASHRKAGVLRGQLVARGQTPEQVARIVAPAGESIGAQTPEEIALSVLASVVAARRQATPLAQVLGQQVQAAQPESALAAAQTAAPAKTCCGGAASKAAVQAAAVDAGAAAQPQAAEPVQMLVQEPVQEQAHKPSDKPSCCGS is encoded by the coding sequence ATGAACCGCAATGAATGGCTACACCAGGCACACCGTCTACAGACCAATGGAGAGTCGTTTGCGTTGGTGACAGTGCTGCGCGCACAAGCGCCTACATCGGGTAAAGCCGGCGACAAAGCCGTAGTAACGGTTGACGGAAAAATTCATGGTTGGATTGGTGGCGGCTGTGCGCAGCCCGCTGTTATCAAAACCGTACGCAGTGCTTTGCAGGATGGCCAGCCACGCACCATTCGCATCACGCCTTCTGATGAGTCACAAGAGCGCAGCTTGGGCGATGTGCTGGAGTTTGGTATGGCCTGCCATTCCGGCGGCACGCTTGAATTGTTTATTGACCCAGTCATTGCCCAAGCCGAGTTGGTGGTGATGGGCGACTCGCCTGTTGCTCGCAGTTTGGTCAGCCTGGCGCCCAGGCTTGGTCTTCGCGTTGTAGCGGTTGCCCAGGACGCGCAAGCCCATGACTTTCCTGAGGCCAGCGCGGTGGTGGCCAGTGACGACACAGCAGCAGTGCGCGCGCAAGTGAGCGCCAACAGCTTTGTGGTTGTCGCCACGCAGGGCAGACGCGACATGCCATGCCTGGAGTCCGCGCTGTCTACGCAGCCGGCCCAGCTGTGGTTTGTGGCCAGCCACCGCAAGGCGGGTGTGTTGCGAGGCCAGTTGGTGGCAAGGGGACAAACACCTGAGCAAGTCGCGCGTATTGTGGCGCCAGCGGGTGAGTCTATTGGCGCGCAAACCCCGGAAGAAATTGCGTTGTCGGTGTTGGCCTCAGTGGTGGCAGCCAGACGCCAGGCAACGCCGCTGGCACAGGTATTGGGTCAGCAAGTGCAGGCGGCGCAGCCTGAATCAGCACTGGCAGCCGCGCAGACAGCCGCACCAGCAAAGACTTGCTGTGGTGGTGCCGCAAGCAAGGCAGCGGTGCAGGCAGCAGCTGTTGATGCTGGTGCGGCAGCCCAACCCCAGGCGGCTGAGCCCGTACAAATGCTGGTGCAAGAGCCAGTACAAGAGCAAGCCCACAAACCATCTGACAAGCCATCGTGCTGCGGGAGTTAA
- a CDS encoding 2OG-Fe(II) oxygenase family protein, translating into MLSPDPMHQLWQTPLGVHQFEQAENVNDTLLRVFTAMRATDAQADGNSPFYASKDDLLQRIRLGEWQQLLTFLVDGLRQTVVLANHGHWPQATPSLQIALQGIWFQVSNKGAHHDIHTHGNCSWSGVYCVQVDAQQSRQAHAVNGVRNGVTRFYGPHFNHLAGAAMDFGNAYLQSAHVDVQPVPGQLVVFPSWLPHQAMPYEGDQDRVIVSFNATIHSASGSDQVHGYSAG; encoded by the coding sequence ATGCTCAGTCCAGACCCTATGCACCAGTTGTGGCAAACGCCACTTGGTGTGCATCAGTTTGAGCAGGCTGAAAACGTCAACGATACGTTGCTCAGGGTGTTTACTGCCATGCGTGCTACCGATGCGCAAGCCGATGGCAACAGCCCGTTTTATGCCAGCAAAGATGACTTGTTACAGCGTATCCGTCTGGGTGAGTGGCAGCAATTACTAACTTTTCTGGTGGATGGCTTGCGTCAAACCGTGGTGCTGGCCAACCACGGACATTGGCCGCAGGCCACACCCAGCTTGCAAATTGCTTTGCAAGGCATATGGTTTCAAGTGTCCAACAAAGGTGCGCACCACGACATACACACGCATGGTAATTGTTCTTGGTCTGGTGTGTATTGCGTGCAGGTTGACGCCCAGCAGTCTAGACAAGCCCATGCGGTAAATGGCGTTCGCAATGGCGTGACGCGTTTTTACGGTCCGCACTTTAACCACTTGGCCGGTGCCGCTATGGATTTTGGTAACGCCTATTTGCAGTCTGCACACGTAGACGTGCAGCCAGTGCCCGGGCAGCTGGTGGTCTTTCCGTCTTGGTTGCCACACCAAGCCATGCCATATGAGGGTGATCAAGACAGGGTGATTGTGTCGTTCAACGCCACCATTCACTCGGCGTCTGGTTCGGATCAAGTCCATGGCTATAGCGCTGGTTAG